A DNA window from Phaeobacter sp. A36a-5a contains the following coding sequences:
- a CDS encoding Phenylacetic acid catabolic protein, producing MSDEMSIESYLAAGGVLSNPSNVPPRYRAELMTIMASFVDSALAGAAGFVDIINEGPGIKSRMAAARIVLEKTANADRVLQVMGDFGADTERYVDHHPWTARLDREAGLDQARSKHDRRLAVFNYPLEGWADAVVMNLLMGRAVAVQLAELSMISYQPLAEAFRAIQPIEAHHARLAHEGLSRLVQEGDIGMLQESIGYWWPRVAISFGVDDSDKFEALLTLGLRHRSNAELRARWQSEMRGVLRELGLEAPEPA from the coding sequence ATGAGTGACGAGATGAGCATTGAGAGCTATCTGGCGGCCGGTGGCGTCCTCAGCAATCCTTCCAACGTACCGCCACGCTATCGCGCTGAGCTGATGACCATCATGGCCAGTTTCGTGGATAGCGCGCTGGCGGGAGCGGCGGGGTTTGTCGATATCATAAACGAAGGCCCGGGGATCAAATCGCGCATGGCTGCCGCCCGGATCGTATTGGAAAAAACCGCCAATGCAGACCGGGTCTTGCAGGTCATGGGCGATTTCGGGGCCGACACGGAGCGCTATGTAGACCACCACCCCTGGACAGCCCGACTGGACCGCGAGGCTGGACTGGATCAGGCCAGATCCAAACATGACCGGCGCCTTGCTGTGTTCAATTACCCGCTTGAAGGCTGGGCCGATGCAGTGGTGATGAACCTTTTGATGGGACGCGCCGTTGCCGTGCAATTGGCAGAACTGTCCATGATCTCCTACCAGCCCTTGGCCGAGGCCTTCCGCGCCATTCAACCGATTGAGGCGCATCACGCGCGGCTTGCCCATGAAGGCCTGTCGCGTCTCGTCCAGGAAGGCGACATCGGCATGTTGCAGGAGTCCATCGGTTACTGGTGGCCACGTGTCGCCATCAGCTTTGGGGTCGATGACTCCGACAAATTCGAAGCCCTTCTCACACTGGGGTTGCGCCATCGCAGCAACGCAGAGCTGCGCGCACGGTGGCAAAGCGAGATGCGTGGCGTGTTGCGAGAGCTGGGGCTGGAAGCTCCCGAACCGGCCTGA
- the paaD gene encoding 1,2-phenylacetyl-CoA epoxidase subunit PaaD — protein MSQVTTQPSTDQIWEWLDAVPDPEIPVISVVDLGIVRGVEWQGETLVVSVTPTYSGCPATSIISLDIETALRSKGIEDLKIETRISPAWTTDWLSEKGRAKLEEYGIAPPQPAGGPEKCPRCGSKNLTKVSQFGSTPCKAHWRCQDCLEPFDYFKCI, from the coding sequence ATGAGCCAAGTGACAACTCAGCCAAGCACTGACCAGATCTGGGAGTGGCTCGACGCCGTGCCGGATCCGGAAATCCCGGTGATCTCGGTCGTCGACCTCGGCATCGTCCGCGGTGTGGAATGGCAGGGCGAAACCCTGGTTGTTTCCGTCACCCCCACCTACTCGGGTTGCCCGGCGACCTCGATCATCAGCCTCGACATCGAGACTGCGCTGCGCAGCAAGGGGATCGAAGACCTGAAGATCGAAACCCGGATCTCCCCCGCCTGGACCACCGACTGGCTGTCTGAAAAGGGCCGCGCCAAGCTGGAGGAGTACGGCATCGCCCCGCCCCAGCCCGCGGGCGGCCCGGAAAAATGCCCTCGTTGCGGCAGCAAGAACCTCACCAAGGTCAGCCAGTTCGGCTCGACCCCCTGCAAGGCCCACTGGCGCTGCCAGGACTGCCTCGAACCCTTTGATTATTTCAAGTGCATCTGA
- a CDS encoding sulfatase-like hydrolase/transferase has product MNILYIMFDQLRFDYLSCAGHPHLQTPHLDGLARRGVRFTRAYVQSPTCGSSRMSSYTGRYPSSHGVQFNGYPLRVGEWTMGDHLRKTGMSCHLIGKTHMVADAEGLERLGLAPDSIIGVRQTECGFDPFVRDDGLWAEGPDGFYDSKRSPYNEYLKSRGYPGDNPWSDFANAGVDGDDIASGWFMVYADKPANIAEEDSETPWLTREAMRFIETAEREGDQPWCAHLSYIKPHWPYIVPAPYHDMYGPEHVLPAVRSSAERENAHPVFAGMMNNQIGQAFSREEVRQKVIPAYMGLIKQADDQMGRLFSWLEATGRMKDTMIVVTSDHGDYLGDHWLGEKNLFHEPSIKVPLIIYDPRPEADATRGTTCDALVESIDLLPTFLEAAGGAAAPHILEGRSLMPLLRGETSEWRDYAVAEFDYATLPLSETLGLAPKDARLFMIVDARWKFMHAEGGLRPMLFDLREDPDELVDLAKTKAHQEVIDLMYDRLLDWGLRMSQRITLSDEQIAKRRGKSVRKGILLGVYEPSEVDATLTEAYRRPVPKAES; this is encoded by the coding sequence ATGAATATTCTCTATATCATGTTTGACCAGCTGCGGTTTGACTACCTCAGCTGTGCTGGGCATCCACATCTACAGACGCCTCATTTGGATGGGCTGGCACGGCGCGGGGTCCGGTTCACCAGAGCCTATGTGCAGTCGCCCACCTGCGGTTCTTCCCGTATGTCGAGTTACACCGGGCGCTATCCCTCAAGCCACGGAGTGCAGTTCAACGGTTACCCGCTGCGGGTGGGCGAATGGACAATGGGTGACCACTTGCGCAAGACCGGGATGAGCTGCCACCTGATTGGCAAGACGCATATGGTTGCCGATGCCGAGGGGCTGGAGCGTCTGGGTCTTGCCCCTGACAGCATCATCGGTGTGCGCCAGACGGAATGCGGTTTTGACCCATTTGTCCGTGACGACGGGCTGTGGGCTGAGGGGCCGGACGGTTTTTATGACAGTAAGCGGAGCCCCTATAATGAGTATCTCAAATCGCGGGGCTACCCCGGCGACAATCCCTGGAGCGATTTTGCAAACGCCGGCGTGGATGGTGACGATATCGCCTCTGGCTGGTTCATGGTCTACGCAGACAAGCCCGCCAATATCGCGGAGGAGGACAGTGAGACGCCTTGGCTCACCCGTGAAGCCATGCGGTTTATCGAAACTGCGGAGAGGGAGGGCGATCAGCCGTGGTGTGCGCATCTGAGTTACATCAAGCCGCATTGGCCATATATTGTGCCTGCGCCCTACCACGATATGTATGGTCCTGAGCATGTTCTGCCCGCAGTTCGTTCGAGCGCCGAGCGCGAGAATGCGCATCCGGTATTTGCCGGTATGATGAACAATCAGATTGGTCAGGCCTTCTCCCGAGAGGAGGTGCGTCAGAAGGTGATCCCCGCCTATATGGGGCTGATCAAACAGGCTGACGATCAGATGGGTCGGCTGTTCTCCTGGCTTGAGGCAACCGGGCGAATGAAGGATACGATGATCGTGGTGACCTCGGACCATGGCGACTACCTCGGCGATCACTGGCTGGGCGAGAAGAACCTTTTCCATGAACCGTCGATCAAGGTGCCGCTGATCATCTACGATCCGCGGCCCGAGGCCGACGCCACCCGCGGCACCACCTGCGATGCACTGGTCGAGTCGATTGATCTGCTTCCGACCTTTCTGGAGGCAGCGGGCGGCGCGGCGGCACCTCATATCCTGGAAGGGCGCTCATTGATGCCCTTGTTGCGCGGCGAGACTTCAGAGTGGCGCGACTACGCGGTGGCCGAGTTTGATTATGCGACGCTCCCCCTGTCCGAAACACTTGGCCTGGCTCCGAAAGATGCGAGGCTGTTCATGATCGTGGATGCGCGCTGGAAGTTCATGCACGCTGAGGGCGGGCTTCGGCCCATGCTGTTCGATTTGCGGGAGGATCCAGATGAGCTCGTGGATCTTGCCAAAACGAAGGCGCATCAGGAGGTGATCGACCTCATGTACGATCGACTGCTCGATTGGGGGCTGCGGATGTCGCAACGCATTACCCTTTCTGACGAGCAGATTGCCAAGCGCCGAGGGAAATCGGTGCGCAAAGGGATCCTGTTGGGCGTCTATGAGCCGTCGGAGGTGGATGCAACCCTGACCGAGGCCTATCGTCGACCGGTTCCGAAAGCTGAGAGCTGA
- the paaC gene encoding 1,2-phenylacetyl-CoA epoxidase subunit PaaC → MTRDDAFAQFLLRMGDNTLILGHRVSEWCGHAPVLEEDIALANTALDLIGQTQMWLGLAGEVQGEGKSADDLAFLRDAWDFRNVLLCEVPNGDFGRTLMRQFLFDAWHSIQLGRLMKSSDERVAAIAEKASKEVAYHLERSADTVVGLGDGTGESHRRMQEALDYLWPYVGEMFQSDDVDAEMVKAGIAPDPAALREEYDALVSRILGDATLTIPESRFAHKGGRTGAMHTEHLGHLLTQMQWLQRAYPGAKW, encoded by the coding sequence ATGACCCGCGACGACGCATTTGCCCAGTTCCTGCTGCGGATGGGGGACAACACCCTGATCCTCGGCCACCGGGTCAGCGAATGGTGCGGCCACGCGCCGGTGCTGGAAGAGGACATCGCACTGGCCAACACTGCGCTGGACCTGATCGGCCAGACCCAGATGTGGCTCGGCCTTGCCGGTGAAGTGCAGGGCGAAGGCAAATCCGCCGACGACCTCGCCTTCCTGCGCGACGCCTGGGACTTCCGCAACGTGCTCTTGTGCGAGGTGCCGAACGGCGATTTCGGCCGCACCCTGATGCGCCAGTTCCTGTTTGACGCCTGGCATTCGATCCAGCTGGGCCGGCTGATGAAGTCGTCGGACGAACGCGTTGCAGCAATCGCCGAAAAAGCTTCGAAAGAGGTGGCCTATCACCTGGAACGCTCTGCCGACACGGTGGTGGGCCTGGGCGACGGCACCGGGGAAAGCCACCGCCGGATGCAGGAGGCGCTGGATTACCTCTGGCCCTATGTGGGCGAGATGTTCCAGTCCGACGATGTGGACGCCGAAATGGTGAAGGCTGGCATCGCCCCCGATCCGGCGGCCCTGCGCGAAGAATACGACGCGCTGGTGTCCCGCATCCTGGGTGACGCGACGCTGACCATTCCCGAAAGCCGCTTTGCCCACAAAGGCGGGCGCACCGGTGCGATGCACACAGAGCATCTGGGCCACCTGCTGACCCAGATGCAATGGCTGCAGCGCGCCTATCCCGGCGCCAAGTGGTAA
- the paaA gene encoding 1,2-phenylacetyl-CoA epoxidase subunit PaaA: MYAQMIKSEATQDDPEKLAAFQARIDAGEKIEPKDWMPEGYRKTLIRQIGQHAHSEIVGQLPEGNWITRAPTLERKAILLAKVQDEAGHGLYLYCAAETLGVSRDEITEMLLDGRMKYSSIFNYPTLNWADIGAVGWLVDGAAIMNQVPLQRTSFGPYSRAMIRICKEESFHQRQGYDAIRKMAEGTPEQKKMAQDALNRLWYPSLMMFGPSDKDSVHSAQSMAWKIKMNTNDELRQKFVDQTVPQAEYLGLTIPDPDLKWNEERGHYDYTDPDWSEFFEVIKGNGPCNVDRLAARNKAWDDGAWVRDGLLAHAKKKAARRHAAE; this comes from the coding sequence ATGTATGCTCAGATGATTAAATCCGAAGCGACCCAGGACGATCCGGAAAAGCTGGCGGCCTTTCAGGCGCGCATCGACGCGGGCGAGAAGATCGAGCCCAAGGACTGGATGCCCGAAGGCTACCGCAAAACGCTGATCCGCCAGATCGGGCAGCATGCGCATTCGGAAATCGTCGGCCAGCTGCCCGAGGGTAACTGGATCACCCGCGCGCCGACGCTGGAGCGCAAGGCGATCCTCCTCGCCAAGGTGCAGGATGAGGCAGGCCACGGTCTCTACCTCTACTGCGCGGCGGAAACCCTGGGTGTCTCCCGCGACGAGATTACCGAAATGCTGCTGGACGGCCGCATGAAGTATTCCTCGATCTTCAACTACCCGACGCTGAACTGGGCCGACATCGGCGCGGTCGGCTGGCTGGTGGACGGCGCGGCGATCATGAACCAGGTGCCGCTGCAGCGGACCTCCTTCGGTCCCTACTCCCGCGCGATGATCCGCATCTGCAAGGAGGAAAGCTTCCACCAGCGCCAGGGCTATGACGCCATCCGCAAGATGGCGGAAGGCACCCCGGAGCAGAAGAAGATGGCCCAGGATGCGCTGAACCGCCTCTGGTACCCGTCGCTGATGATGTTCGGGCCCTCCGACAAGGACTCGGTCCATTCCGCCCAGTCGATGGCCTGGAAGATCAAGATGAACACCAACGATGAGCTGCGCCAGAAGTTCGTCGACCAGACCGTGCCGCAAGCCGAATACCTGGGCCTGACGATCCCCGATCCCGACCTGAAATGGAACGAGGAACGCGGCCACTACGACTACACCGATCCGGACTGGAGCGAGTTCTTTGAAGTGATCAAGGGCAACGGCCCCTGCAACGTGGACCGCCTCGCCGCCCGAAACAAGGCCTGGGACGACGGCGCCTGGGTCCGCGACGGCCTGCTTGCCCACGCCAAGAAAAAAGCCGCGCGTCGGCACGCCGCCGAATAA
- a CDS encoding branched-chain amino acid aminotransferase, with amino-acid sequence MAISKTIRTYFNGSWHEGDVAIMKAADHAAWLGSSVFDGARLFDGVTPDLDLHCARANASAHALMMAPTVSVEDMVAIAKEGLALFAPDAAVYIRPMYWAAEGDSTMIAPEPASTQFALCLEEIAMAAPTAVATLTRTSFRRPVLESSVVNAKAGCLYPNNARMLREARAKGFSNALALDAMGNVAETATANIFMVRDGEVFTPIANGTFLAGITRARHIANLRSDGVTVHETVLGYKDFEDADEVFMSGNMSKVTPVAAFDDRQYQIGPIAKRTRDLYWDWATSSRG; translated from the coding sequence ATGGCGATCAGCAAGACCATTCGCACCTATTTCAACGGCAGCTGGCATGAGGGCGATGTGGCAATCATGAAGGCCGCTGACCATGCGGCTTGGCTTGGATCGTCGGTTTTCGACGGTGCGCGGCTGTTCGATGGTGTCACGCCCGACCTTGATCTGCACTGCGCCAGAGCCAACGCATCGGCCCACGCGCTGATGATGGCTCCAACCGTCAGCGTCGAAGATATGGTCGCCATCGCCAAAGAGGGTCTCGCTCTCTTTGCACCAGATGCCGCGGTCTACATCCGCCCTATGTACTGGGCGGCCGAGGGCGATTCCACGATGATCGCACCGGAACCCGCAAGCACCCAGTTTGCTCTTTGTCTGGAAGAAATCGCTATGGCTGCCCCGACAGCTGTAGCGACTCTGACACGCACCTCCTTCCGCCGGCCCGTGCTGGAGAGTTCTGTGGTCAATGCAAAGGCCGGTTGCCTTTATCCGAACAACGCCCGCATGCTGCGTGAAGCGCGCGCAAAAGGATTCAGCAACGCGCTCGCCCTCGATGCCATGGGGAATGTCGCTGAGACCGCCACGGCCAATATTTTCATGGTGCGTGACGGAGAGGTCTTTACTCCGATTGCAAATGGCACCTTCCTTGCAGGGATCACCCGTGCTCGTCACATCGCAAACCTGCGCTCAGATGGTGTCACCGTTCATGAAACAGTGCTTGGCTATAAAGACTTTGAAGACGCCGACGAAGTTTTCATGTCCGGCAATATGAGCAAGGTCACGCCAGTTGCCGCCTTTGACGATCGGCAATACCAGATCGGACCAATCGCCAAGCGCACACGGGATCTCTATTGGGATTGGGCAACAAGCAGCCGTGGATAG
- the paaB gene encoding 1,2-phenylacetyl-CoA epoxidase subunit PaaB — protein MKNEWPLWEIFIRGQHGMSHRHVGSLHAPDAEMAIKNARDVYTRRNEGVSIWVVEANHIAASSPSDKGPLYEPSESKVYRHPTFFDIPEEVGAM, from the coding sequence ATGAAAAACGAATGGCCCCTCTGGGAAATCTTCATCCGCGGCCAGCACGGCATGAGCCACCGCCACGTCGGCTCCCTGCATGCGCCGGACGCCGAAATGGCGATCAAGAACGCCCGCGACGTCTACACCCGCCGCAATGAAGGCGTGTCGATCTGGGTGGTCGAGGCGAACCACATCGCCGCGTCCTCGCCCAGCGACAAGGGCCCGCTCTATGAGCCGTCCGAGTCGAAGGTCTACCGCCACCCGACCTTCTTCGACATCCCCGAAGAAGTGGGGGCGATGTAA
- the pcaF gene encoding 3-oxoadipyl-CoA thiolase gives MDAFICDATRTPIGRYGGALSQVRTDDLAALPIAALAARNPDVDWGSLDDVIFGDANQAGESNRNVARMAALLAGLPTSVPGTTINRLCASGMDAVGMASRGIKAGDYDMAIAGGVESMSRAPFVMPKATSAFTRANAVYDTTIGWRFVNKKMQEMYGTDSMPQTADNVAEDYGVSREDQDAFAARSQARWAAAHEAGIFQDEITPVTIPQRKGDDLVVDTDEHPRPGTSAEKLAGLKGVNGPDKTVTAGNASGVNDGAAAILMANEAAAAKNGLTPMARIVGMAAAGVEPRIMGIGPVPATRKVLARTGLTIEQMDVIELNEAFASQGLATLRELGVADAAPHVNPNGGAIALGHPLGMSGARLVLTAAYQLQRTGGRYALCTMCVGVGQGTALILERV, from the coding sequence ATGGATGCTTTCATCTGCGATGCCACCCGCACCCCGATCGGCCGCTACGGCGGCGCGCTGAGCCAGGTGCGTACCGATGATCTTGCCGCCCTGCCGATTGCCGCGCTCGCCGCGCGAAACCCGGACGTGGACTGGGGCTCCCTCGACGATGTGATCTTTGGCGATGCCAACCAGGCCGGTGAAAGCAACCGCAACGTGGCCCGCATGGCGGCGCTGCTGGCAGGCCTGCCCACCTCAGTTCCCGGCACCACCATCAACCGTCTCTGCGCCTCCGGCATGGATGCGGTCGGTATGGCGTCCCGCGGGATCAAGGCGGGCGACTATGACATGGCCATCGCAGGCGGCGTCGAAAGCATGAGCCGCGCGCCTTTTGTGATGCCCAAGGCGACCTCTGCCTTCACCCGCGCCAACGCGGTCTATGACACCACCATCGGCTGGCGCTTCGTGAACAAGAAAATGCAGGAAATGTACGGCACCGACTCGATGCCGCAGACCGCAGACAACGTGGCCGAAGACTACGGCGTTTCCCGCGAAGATCAGGACGCCTTTGCCGCCCGCAGCCAGGCCCGCTGGGCCGCCGCGCATGAGGCCGGCATCTTCCAGGACGAAATCACGCCGGTCACCATCCCCCAGCGCAAGGGCGATGATCTGGTGGTGGACACCGATGAACACCCCCGCCCCGGCACCTCGGCAGAGAAGCTGGCGGGCCTCAAGGGTGTCAACGGCCCGGACAAGACCGTGACCGCAGGCAATGCCTCCGGCGTCAATGACGGTGCTGCGGCGATCCTGATGGCGAATGAAGCGGCAGCGGCGAAGAACGGCCTGACACCGATGGCCCGCATTGTTGGCATGGCCGCCGCCGGGGTCGAGCCGCGCATCATGGGCATCGGCCCGGTGCCCGCCACCCGCAAGGTTCTGGCCCGCACCGGCCTGACCATCGAACAGATGGACGTGATCGAACTGAACGAAGCATTCGCATCGCAGGGCCTTGCCACCCTGCGCGAGCTTGGCGTTGCGGACGCAGCACCCCATGTTAACCCCAACGGCGGTGCGATTGCACTGGGCCACCCGCTCGGCATGTCCGGGGCGCGGCTGGTGCTGACCGCTGCCTATCAGCTTCAGCGCACCGGCGGGCGGTATGCGCTCTGCACCATGTGCGTCGGCGTCGGTCAGGGCACCGCCCTGATCCTCGAACGCGTGTAA
- a CDS encoding 3-hydroxyacyl-CoA dehydrogenase NAD-binding domain-containing protein yields the protein MTEAVVYERIGDIAVLGAQNPPVNALGVDVRRGLLAGIERAEEEGARAVLIYGEGRTYFAGADIREFGKPMQEPGLPDLCNRIEAAKLIVVSALHGTALGGGLEVALSSHYRIAVPSAKMGLPEVHLGIIPGAGGTQRLPRVTGTEAALEIITTGRHVPAAEAFDKGVVDRIAEGSPREVGLAYTRELLDQDAPRRPVCDMPPPEPIDFDEAYERVLARGRGQLSPAVAVRAVQAACEAKSFLDGVRQERELFKKLMESDQRQGLIHAFFSERAVSKLPELADVTPRDVASMGVIGGGTMGAGIATAALLSGLPVVLIERDDAATVAAHERIEGNLKGALKRGKIVQSQFDTMMNEALQLATDYAALSQVDLVVEAVFEDMDVKRDVFSALDTHCKPGAILASNTSYLDINEIAAATRRPANVIGLHFFSPAHVMKLLEVVVADQTAPDVIATGIALGKRLKKISVRSGVCDGFIGNRIMNSYRKAADYMVLDGASPYQIDKVMTGFGFAMGPFAVADLAGLDIGWAARKRRAPTRDPRERVVHFSDMLCEAGDFGQKTGRGFYVYEEGKRGGTPNPQVSEYIERDQRDQGVTPQVLANDEVLRRYMCAMVNEAAKVVGEGIARRPLDVDMVLLFGYGFPRFWGGPLKWADLQGLDSILKDIKRYAKEDAFFWQPAPLLEELVAEGRSFDDLNKEAR from the coding sequence ATGACTGAAGCCGTTGTTTATGAGCGTATTGGCGATATTGCAGTGCTGGGCGCGCAGAACCCGCCAGTGAACGCTCTTGGCGTTGACGTGCGCCGTGGGCTTCTTGCCGGGATTGAGCGCGCCGAGGAAGAAGGCGCACGTGCCGTACTGATCTACGGCGAGGGGCGAACCTATTTCGCTGGCGCCGATATCCGCGAGTTCGGCAAGCCGATGCAAGAGCCCGGATTGCCTGACCTGTGCAACCGCATCGAAGCCGCCAAGCTCATCGTGGTTTCTGCCCTCCACGGCACCGCGCTGGGCGGCGGGTTGGAAGTGGCGCTGTCGTCGCACTACCGGATTGCAGTGCCGAGCGCCAAGATGGGCTTGCCTGAGGTGCATCTGGGCATCATCCCGGGCGCTGGGGGGACGCAGCGGCTGCCGCGCGTCACCGGAACCGAGGCAGCGCTGGAGATCATCACCACCGGCCGCCATGTGCCGGCGGCAGAAGCCTTCGACAAGGGGGTCGTTGACCGTATTGCGGAGGGCAGTCCCCGCGAAGTCGGTCTGGCTTACACCCGTGAATTGCTGGACCAGGATGCGCCGCGTCGACCGGTCTGTGATATGCCGCCACCGGAACCCATCGATTTCGATGAGGCCTATGAGCGGGTGCTCGCCCGGGGCCGCGGTCAGCTGTCCCCGGCCGTCGCGGTGCGTGCCGTTCAGGCTGCATGTGAAGCTAAGAGCTTTCTTGACGGGGTGCGCCAGGAGCGAGAGCTGTTTAAGAAGCTGATGGAGAGCGATCAGCGACAGGGTCTGATCCACGCATTCTTTTCGGAGCGCGCGGTCAGCAAGCTGCCAGAGCTGGCCGATGTGACCCCGCGCGACGTCGCCTCGATGGGGGTGATTGGTGGCGGCACGATGGGCGCAGGCATTGCAACCGCCGCCCTGTTGTCGGGGCTGCCCGTAGTACTGATCGAACGTGATGATGCGGCGACGGTCGCAGCTCATGAACGGATCGAAGGCAATCTGAAAGGGGCGCTTAAACGCGGCAAGATCGTTCAGTCGCAGTTTGATACCATGATGAACGAGGCGCTGCAGCTGGCGACGGATTATGCAGCGCTGTCGCAGGTCGATCTGGTGGTCGAAGCCGTGTTTGAAGACATGGACGTCAAACGCGACGTTTTCTCGGCGCTGGATACGCATTGCAAACCCGGCGCAATTCTCGCCAGCAACACGTCATATCTCGATATCAATGAAATCGCTGCTGCGACGCGCCGACCGGCGAATGTGATCGGGTTGCACTTCTTCTCCCCGGCGCATGTGATGAAACTGCTTGAGGTCGTGGTTGCAGATCAGACCGCGCCTGATGTGATCGCCACCGGAATTGCCCTTGGCAAGCGGCTGAAGAAGATCTCTGTGCGTTCAGGTGTCTGCGATGGCTTCATCGGCAACCGGATCATGAACAGCTACCGCAAGGCTGCCGATTACATGGTGCTGGACGGAGCCTCACCCTACCAGATTGACAAGGTGATGACCGGGTTCGGATTTGCGATGGGGCCATTTGCGGTGGCGGATCTGGCAGGGCTTGATATCGGCTGGGCAGCCCGCAAACGGCGGGCGCCGACACGCGATCCCCGTGAGCGGGTTGTGCATTTTTCCGATATGCTCTGCGAAGCTGGAGATTTCGGGCAGAAGACCGGCCGGGGTTTTTATGTCTACGAAGAGGGCAAGCGCGGCGGGACCCCAAATCCACAGGTATCCGAGTATATCGAACGCGATCAGCGGGATCAGGGCGTGACGCCGCAGGTCTTGGCCAATGACGAGGTCCTGCGGCGCTACATGTGCGCGATGGTCAATGAGGCGGCGAAGGTTGTCGGCGAGGGCATAGCCCGGCGTCCGCTGGATGTGGATATGGTATTGCTGTTCGGCTATGGCTTTCCGCGGTTTTGGGGCGGTCCGCTGAAATGGGCTGACCTGCAAGGTTTGGATAGCATCCTCAAGGACATCAAACGCTATGCCAAGGAAGATGCGTTTTTCTGGCAGCCGGCGCCCTTGCTGGAAGAGCTTGTCGCCGAGGGCCGCAGCTTTGACGATCTCAACAAGGAGGCCCGGTGA
- the paaE gene encoding 1,2-phenylacetyl-CoA epoxidase subunit PaaE: MARFHDLEVTDVRKTIRDAVVVTLKPVNGAAEAFDFIQGQYLTFRRDFDGEELRRSYSICAGKGEGILQVGIKRVDGGAFSTWANTELKAGDTLQAMAPMGTFFTPLDGTAEKHYLGFAGGSGITPVLSILKTTLAAEPKSSFTLVYANKGVNTIMFREELEDLKNLYMGRFNVIHVLESDAQEIDLFTGLVTEGKCAQLFEHWIDIQSVDTAFICGPEPMMLGIAAALRTAGLSDSQIKFELFASAQPGRAKRKATATDAASSANQTKAAITLDGATQTIEMGKDMTLLDAALENAMDAPYACKAGVCSTCRCKVLEGEVEMVANHALEDYEVEKGYVLSCQAYPLSDQVVVDYDQ, encoded by the coding sequence ATGGCGCGCTTTCACGACCTTGAAGTCACCGACGTCCGCAAGACCATCCGCGATGCGGTGGTTGTCACCCTGAAGCCCGTGAACGGCGCGGCTGAGGCGTTTGATTTCATCCAAGGCCAGTATCTGACCTTCCGCCGCGATTTCGACGGCGAGGAACTGCGCCGCAGCTACTCAATCTGTGCGGGCAAGGGCGAAGGCATCCTGCAGGTCGGCATCAAGCGCGTCGACGGCGGCGCGTTCTCGACCTGGGCCAACACCGAGCTGAAGGCGGGTGATACCCTGCAGGCGATGGCACCGATGGGGACCTTCTTCACCCCGCTCGATGGTACCGCCGAAAAGCACTACCTGGGCTTTGCCGGCGGCTCCGGCATCACCCCGGTGCTGTCGATCCTCAAGACCACGCTGGCGGCGGAACCCAAATCCTCTTTCACGCTGGTCTACGCCAACAAGGGCGTGAACACGATCATGTTCCGCGAGGAACTGGAGGATCTGAAAAACCTCTACATGGGCCGCTTCAATGTGATCCATGTACTGGAAAGCGACGCCCAGGAAATCGACTTGTTCACCGGTCTGGTGACAGAGGGGAAGTGCGCCCAGCTGTTCGAGCACTGGATCGACATCCAGTCGGTCGACACCGCCTTTATCTGCGGCCCGGAGCCGATGATGCTGGGTATCGCTGCGGCACTGCGCACCGCCGGTCTAAGCGATAGCCAGATCAAGTTCGAACTCTTCGCCTCCGCCCAGCCGGGCCGCGCAAAACGCAAGGCCACCGCAACGGATGCGGCCAGCAGCGCCAACCAAACCAAGGCCGCGATTACCCTGGACGGCGCCACCCAGACCATCGAAATGGGCAAGGACATGACCCTGCTGGACGCGGCGCTCGAGAACGCCATGGACGCGCCCTATGCCTGCAAGGCAGGTGTATGCTCCACCTGCCGCTGCAAGGTGCTGGAGGGCGAGGTCGAAATGGTCGCCAACCACGCGCTGGAGGATTACGAGGTCGAAAAGGGCTATGTGCTGTCCTGCCAGGCCTATCCGCTGAGTGATCAGGTGGTGGTGGACTACGATCAATAG